From the genome of Deinococcus sp. JMULE3, one region includes:
- a CDS encoding RusA family crossover junction endodeoxyribonuclease — protein MNPFPTRQAAEAYLARIPDLAVRGATRARLGLEAEPAIPPAPVTVLPPRPIACQPRAPEPSPNTALTFTLPFPPSLNSIWRATLVPCTPRKPGAPPWAARILLSQDGRQYRRAVRDIIRALNSPSTPPGARLSLHLHVCPPDRRARDLSNLPKALEDALTHAGVWADDSLIDELRVTRGPVTTGGQVHVTITPLTATLFEVQS, from the coding sequence GTGAACCCCTTCCCGACCCGGCAGGCCGCCGAGGCGTACCTCGCCCGCATCCCCGACCTGGCTGTGCGGGGCGCCACCCGCGCCCGGCTGGGCCTGGAAGCAGAGCCCGCCATACCACCTGCCCCGGTGACGGTCCTGCCCCCCCGACCTATCGCTTGTCAGCCGAGAGCTCCAGAGCCTTCCCCGAACACGGCCCTGACCTTCACGCTGCCCTTCCCACCCAGCCTGAACAGCATCTGGCGCGCCACCCTCGTCCCCTGCACACCCAGGAAGCCCGGTGCGCCACCCTGGGCCGCCCGCATCCTCCTCAGCCAGGACGGCCGCCAGTACCGCCGCGCTGTGCGCGACATCATCCGCGCCCTGAACAGCCCCAGCACCCCGCCAGGCGCCCGCCTCTCCCTGCACCTGCACGTCTGCCCACCCGACCGCCGCGCCCGGGACCTCAGCAACCTGCCCAAAGCCCTCGAGGACGCCCTGACCCACGCGGGCGTCTGGGCCGACGACAGCCTCATCGACGAACTGCGCGTCACGCGCGGCCCGGTCACCACCGGCGGGCAGGTGCACGTCACCATCACGCCCCTCACCGCCACCCTCTTCGAGGTGCAGTCATGA
- a CDS encoding DNA-packaging protein, translated as MVSRIKATQKRVARIQPRKPTVVRGQTARQRWLLTARTNQLPPQGEWFVWLILAGRGFGKTRTGAETIAQWARETPRGRFALVAQTAADARDVMVEGESGLLSVLDEAELRGGSIDTAWNRSLGELYLKNGARFKCYSSETPRKLRGPQHHGAWGDEPATWNDADQGTGEDTTWSNLLFGLRLGKDPRVVMTGTPRPNRLIRELKKDEGTVLTGGSTAENLGNLSETFKRNVIRKYEGTRLGRQELEGELLEDTPGALWKYAMFNREGFRLKFDQLPDLIRIVVAVDPQASQSSDSAETGIIVAGKDAHGHAYVLGDLSGNFSPSEWAQTSIDAYHYHRADAIVPEKNNGGDMVTHTISTVDKRVPVKPVWASRGKQTRAEPISTLYEQGLVHHVGVFPDLEGQMTTWVPGEKSPDRMDALVWALTELMLGEQEPELPPSGIAGYEQDDTYQGGDW; from the coding sequence ATGGTCAGCCGGATCAAAGCAACCCAGAAGCGGGTAGCACGGATCCAACCGCGTAAACCAACGGTTGTCCGTGGGCAGACCGCCCGGCAACGCTGGCTGCTGACGGCCCGAACGAACCAACTGCCGCCGCAGGGCGAGTGGTTCGTCTGGCTGATCCTCGCTGGGCGAGGATTCGGGAAGACGAGGACCGGCGCGGAAACCATCGCGCAGTGGGCGCGGGAAACACCGAGAGGCCGCTTCGCCCTGGTGGCGCAGACCGCGGCGGATGCCCGGGATGTCATGGTCGAGGGGGAGTCTGGATTGCTGTCCGTGCTGGATGAAGCAGAACTCCGGGGTGGCAGCATCGACACCGCCTGGAACCGGTCACTCGGGGAGCTGTACCTGAAGAACGGCGCGCGATTCAAGTGCTACTCAAGCGAAACGCCCCGCAAGCTGCGCGGCCCGCAGCACCACGGCGCCTGGGGCGACGAGCCCGCCACGTGGAACGACGCGGATCAGGGGACAGGGGAGGACACCACCTGGTCGAACCTGCTGTTCGGGTTGCGCCTCGGGAAAGACCCGCGCGTGGTCATGACCGGCACGCCCCGCCCGAACCGGTTGATCCGGGAACTGAAGAAGGACGAGGGGACGGTGCTGACTGGGGGCAGCACCGCGGAGAACCTCGGGAACCTCTCCGAGACCTTCAAGCGGAACGTCATCCGGAAGTACGAAGGCACCCGCCTGGGCCGTCAGGAGCTGGAAGGGGAACTGCTCGAGGACACGCCCGGCGCGCTGTGGAAGTACGCGATGTTCAACCGCGAAGGCTTCCGCCTGAAGTTCGACCAGTTGCCTGACCTGATCCGGATCGTGGTGGCCGTGGACCCGCAGGCCAGTCAGAGCAGTGACAGTGCCGAGACCGGCATCATCGTCGCCGGGAAGGACGCCCACGGGCACGCGTACGTCCTGGGAGACCTGTCCGGGAACTTCAGCCCCAGCGAGTGGGCGCAGACCAGCATCGACGCGTACCACTACCACCGCGCCGACGCGATCGTCCCCGAGAAGAACAACGGCGGGGACATGGTCACGCACACCATCAGCACCGTGGACAAGCGCGTGCCGGTCAAGCCCGTCTGGGCCAGCCGGGGCAAGCAGACCCGGGCGGAGCCGATCAGCACCCTCTACGAGCAGGGCCTGGTGCATCACGTGGGCGTGTTCCCGGACCTGGAAGGGCAGATGACGACCTGGGTGCCTGGGGAGAAGTCCCCCGACCGCATGGACGCCCTCGTCTGGGCGCTCACCGAACTGATGCTCGGCGAGCAAGAACCCGAACTTCCCCCTTCCGGCATCGCCGGGTACGAGCAGGACGACACCTACCAAGGAGGTGACTGGTGA
- a CDS encoding FRG domain-containing protein, with amino-acid sequence MVIEDIDNLIKWLLKFDSGWAFRGQTKDWPLEPNISRILPPDYPNARAVTTEMTLMGNFRAAARHYSTGEDVPSSNFSWVSLMQHYGGATRLLDFTSIPMVGLFFAFDGVVSDEGSSVIWAYNYREINKRSIQILKDIKPKFDWTYEKFKEDRDDFFDHMIFGDTSDTIWITEPSYYNLRLLRQGGTFLIKGNIAKPSETIFTEKYSDSWREKIEIPHSLRSEVIDLLNKCGMSNQSIYPGLEGLAKDVKSKLIQSSKKAAIAAARSGSK; translated from the coding sequence ATGGTAATTGAAGATATTGATAATCTGATTAAGTGGCTCTTAAAATTTGATAGCGGATGGGCATTCCGTGGACAAACTAAAGATTGGCCTCTAGAGCCTAACATTTCACGAATACTGCCACCCGATTACCCCAATGCTCGTGCTGTTACTACGGAAATGACTTTGATGGGTAATTTCAGGGCCGCTGCAAGACATTATTCAACTGGTGAGGACGTACCTTCAAGTAATTTTTCTTGGGTGTCGTTGATGCAGCATTACGGTGGAGCAACTAGATTGCTTGATTTCACTTCTATTCCAATGGTTGGATTATTTTTCGCATTTGACGGCGTGGTTTCGGATGAAGGTTCTTCTGTTATATGGGCGTATAACTATAGAGAGATTAATAAAAGATCAATACAGATTTTAAAAGATATAAAACCAAAATTTGATTGGACGTACGAGAAATTTAAGGAAGACAGAGATGATTTTTTTGACCATATGATTTTCGGTGATACCTCTGATACAATATGGATAACCGAGCCATCATATTATAATTTGCGTCTACTTAGGCAGGGCGGAACCTTTCTAATAAAAGGAAATATTGCCAAGCCTAGCGAGACAATATTTACAGAAAAGTATTCGGATTCATGGAGGGAAAAAATAGAAATTCCACACTCACTGAGAAGTGAAGTTATAGACTTGCTAAACAAATGTGGTATGAGTAATCAGAGTATTTACCCTGGACTAGAGGGTTTGGCAAAAGATGTGAAATCAAAATTGATTCAATCTAGTAAGAAAGCTGCAATCGCTGCTGCTCGCTCAGGATCCAAATAA
- a CDS encoding helix-turn-helix transcriptional regulator: MNEQVREAVKQAMAARDMSQGELARQTGLVRPAVSKLLNGTVGKVPDNWQRILDLLDLELVVQPKKQ; this comes from the coding sequence ATGAATGAGCAGGTGCGCGAAGCAGTGAAGCAAGCAATGGCCGCCCGGGATATGTCTCAGGGCGAACTAGCGCGCCAAACCGGCCTAGTTCGCCCTGCTGTATCTAAGTTACTTAATGGAACAGTCGGCAAGGTGCCAGACAACTGGCAGCGAATCCTTGACTTACTCGACTTAGAATTAGTCGTACAGCCTAAAAAACAATGA
- a CDS encoding HNH endonuclease, whose protein sequence is MNPDKCLAYRKAFPKDKKSICNKKYSQKSSAKQKRLEAERKRKEKPEVRDRIRYLANLPQNKLKRAEKQLERRRSDPEKSREIQRRYREKNPERVRMWKMRRRALENNAEGSFTPQELREKLAEYSGKCHWCGSLTDKPELDHLIPLSKGGSNWISNIVPSCVSCNRRKSNIMPEEFLARQFA, encoded by the coding sequence ATGAATCCTGATAAATGCCTTGCGTATAGAAAGGCATTTCCAAAAGATAAAAAATCTATTTGCAACAAAAAGTATTCTCAAAAGAGTAGTGCCAAACAAAAAAGATTGGAGGCTGAAAGAAAAAGAAAGGAGAAGCCTGAAGTGAGAGATCGGATAAGGTATTTAGCTAATTTGCCTCAAAACAAGCTTAAGCGTGCGGAAAAACAGCTTGAGAGGCGTAGGTCTGATCCAGAGAAGTCGAGAGAGATTCAGAGAAGGTATAGAGAAAAAAATCCAGAACGAGTGCGTATGTGGAAGATGCGCCGCAGAGCATTGGAAAATAATGCTGAAGGCAGCTTTACTCCACAAGAATTGCGAGAAAAGCTTGCTGAATATTCTGGAAAATGTCATTGGTGCGGCTCATTGACCGATAAGCCAGAACTTGATCATCTAATCCCGCTGTCAAAAGGAGGATCAAATTGGATCAGTAATATTGTCCCTTCGTGTGTCTCATGCAACAGGCGAAAAAGTAACATTATGCCTGAAGAATTTCTGGCAAGGCAATTTGCATAA
- a CDS encoding capsid cement protein — MAKNLNRTAKGNISLAMPVPAGTKSGDIVLINTKGLKGWAQTDRATAATVADGTAAPGLADGQATVELIGISTSVNLPVAGAGSAGDKVYKVAADGTYSGVASGNALIGYALADWTDGKVTPVGLTNA; from the coding sequence ATGGCGAAGAACCTCAACCGCACCGCGAAAGGCAACATCAGCCTCGCGATGCCCGTCCCCGCCGGCACCAAGAGCGGCGACATCGTCCTCATCAACACCAAGGGCCTCAAGGGCTGGGCGCAGACCGACCGCGCCACGGCCGCCACCGTCGCGGACGGCACCGCCGCCCCTGGTCTCGCCGATGGGCAGGCCACCGTCGAACTGATCGGCATCAGCACCAGCGTGAACCTGCCAGTCGCCGGGGCAGGCTCGGCAGGCGACAAGGTCTACAAGGTCGCGGCGGACGGCACGTACAGCGGCGTCGCCAGTGGCAACGCCCTGATCGGGTACGCCCTGGCGGACTGGACGGACGGCAAGGTCACGCCCGTCGGCCTCACCAACGCCTGA